In a single window of the Halopiger xanaduensis SH-6 genome:
- a CDS encoding DUF7563 family protein produces MNECNCCGAHVTSRFVQVFGTNSGEINGCPNCMSYRELASGNGVPSDSQ; encoded by the coding sequence ATGAACGAGTGTAATTGCTGCGGTGCGCACGTTACCAGTCGATTTGTCCAGGTATTCGGGACTAACAGCGGGGAGATAAACGGCTGTCCCAACTGCATGAGTTATCGGGAGTTAGCTTCCGGTAACGGCGTCCCGTCGGATTCTCAGTAA
- a CDS encoding carbohydrate ABC transporter permease yields MADASTTASTSTESKNVLERTARKAIRDPDTVYRWLTYVGLGFFLTVSLFPFYWLFVLALTPTNQIADMGVVPKGFNPGAFLEVFETVPFHLYILNSVVIAALSTIIVLFVGSIAGYVFGRYEFRGRTPLLLLTLVISYFPPVAFLIPLYRLFTGQVTLIGLESPELYNTPWSIVMPLSAITMPLIIFLLTTFYRQIPDGLEDASRIEGSTRIGALWRIIVPLSAPGVATAGILTFIIVYNEFFFSYLMVTGTPDDWAPILHGIFAFQGTQQVEYNLMAAASIIGVIPMAVIVMVAQERIVSGLTQGALKE; encoded by the coding sequence ATGGCAGACGCATCAACTACCGCATCCACGTCTACCGAAAGCAAAAACGTCCTCGAGCGAACCGCCAGAAAAGCGATCCGCGATCCCGATACCGTCTACCGGTGGCTCACCTACGTCGGACTCGGCTTTTTCCTGACGGTGTCGCTGTTCCCGTTCTACTGGCTGTTCGTCCTCGCGCTGACGCCGACCAATCAGATCGCCGATATGGGAGTCGTCCCGAAAGGATTCAATCCCGGCGCATTCCTCGAGGTGTTCGAGACCGTCCCCTTCCACCTCTACATCCTGAACAGCGTCGTCATCGCCGCGCTCTCGACGATCATCGTCCTGTTCGTCGGGAGTATCGCCGGCTACGTCTTCGGCCGATACGAGTTCCGCGGTCGCACGCCGCTGTTGCTACTGACCCTCGTGATCTCTTACTTCCCACCGGTCGCGTTCCTTATCCCGCTGTATCGGTTGTTCACCGGACAGGTCACCCTGATCGGCCTCGAGTCGCCCGAACTCTACAACACGCCGTGGAGTATCGTCATGCCGCTGAGCGCCATCACGATGCCGCTGATCATCTTCCTGCTGACGACGTTTTACCGGCAGATTCCCGACGGACTCGAGGACGCCTCTCGAATCGAGGGGTCGACGCGGATCGGCGCCCTCTGGCGAATCATCGTGCCGCTGTCCGCACCGGGCGTGGCGACGGCCGGGATTTTGACCTTTATCATCGTCTACAACGAGTTCTTCTTCTCGTATCTGATGGTCACGGGCACCCCAGATGACTGGGCGCCGATTCTCCACGGAATCTTCGCCTTCCAGGGGACACAGCAGGTCGAGTACAACCTGATGGCCGCGGCGAGCATCATCGGCGTGATCCCGATGGCAGTGATCGTCATGGTGGCCCAGGAGCGCATCGTGAGCGGGCTCACGCAAGGGGCGCTCAAGGAGTGA
- a CDS encoding carbohydrate ABC transporter permease has protein sequence MSAEDSTTASRVEPSTSRSRYRVDRTLLNWLERRSDTQFVYMMLLPVFALLGTMAIWPLLYTGNISLHADNVAGANPVGDFVGLENYVEILTGQANLQRPFFSLSNPFTSAVPVTLLYTVSAVAIETVLGFGMALILNKEFRGRRWARVALILPWAVPIVIQGMIFYLMFQPSIGFAVGPLNELGLISTTPLANSQDGLFVAVVADIWKQSAFMALLILAGLQSIDRSLYDVAEVAGASRIQQFRTITFPLVLPALLVALLFRTIGALKVYGLVESTAGCNTVPTLSCLVIDLWSGNRYGSAAAVAFIIAALIGVLLLGYLVQIRRQENGGQ, from the coding sequence ATGAGCGCCGAGGACAGCACGACGGCATCGCGAGTCGAACCGTCGACGAGCCGGTCGCGGTACCGCGTCGATCGCACGCTGCTGAACTGGCTCGAGCGCCGCAGCGACACGCAGTTCGTCTACATGATGTTGCTCCCCGTGTTCGCGCTGCTGGGGACGATGGCCATCTGGCCGCTGCTGTACACGGGCAACATCTCCCTGCACGCGGACAACGTCGCCGGGGCGAATCCCGTCGGCGACTTCGTCGGTCTAGAAAACTACGTCGAGATTCTAACCGGGCAAGCGAACCTTCAACGGCCCTTCTTCAGCCTCTCGAATCCGTTCACCAGCGCCGTGCCCGTCACGCTGCTCTACACGGTTAGCGCAGTCGCCATCGAGACGGTGCTCGGATTCGGGATGGCGCTGATCCTGAACAAGGAGTTTCGCGGCCGCCGGTGGGCTCGCGTCGCGTTGATCCTCCCGTGGGCGGTCCCGATCGTGATCCAGGGGATGATTTTCTACCTGATGTTCCAGCCGTCGATCGGATTCGCGGTCGGCCCGCTCAACGAGTTGGGACTCATCTCGACGACGCCGCTGGCCAACAGCCAGGACGGGCTGTTCGTCGCCGTCGTTGCCGATATCTGGAAGCAGTCGGCGTTCATGGCGCTGCTGATCCTCGCGGGGCTGCAGAGCATCGACCGGAGCCTCTACGACGTCGCCGAGGTCGCGGGCGCCTCGCGGATCCAGCAGTTCCGAACGATCACGTTCCCGCTCGTCCTCCCGGCGCTGCTCGTCGCGCTTCTGTTCCGAACTATCGGCGCGCTCAAGGTGTACGGCCTCGTCGAATCGACGGCCGGCTGTAACACCGTGCCGACGCTGAGTTGCCTCGTGATCGACCTCTGGAGCGGGAACCGATACGGCTCCGCCGCAGCTGTCGCGTTCATCATCGCTGCACTCATCGGGGTCTTGCTGCTCGGGTATCTGGTCCAGATCCGTCGCCAAGAAAACGGAGGGCAATAG